AGCTGGTGAAACCGTTTTACCGCTTAAACCAATTTGATGCGGATATGTCTTCCAACCCCTATCAACAACATCACGGGATGCGCCAACAGCACCGCCAAGAAGTTCTGCAAGCTCATCAATTATTGCAAAATTTTCCTCCTTGCCTACACCTTTGCCGCCTGCAACAATTACCTTGGCATCCTGTACTGTTACTTGCTGTGATTCATCTTTAATAAATCTCAAGTATTTCGATCTTGTTTTAAATAGGCTTTCATCGTATTTTTTATAAATAACCTCACCGTTGCGATTTTTGTCGGGCATTGCCGGCTTCATTGAGTGGGGTCTTACAGTTGCCATTTGCGGCCTCGTATTAGGTGTCTTTATTGTTGCTAAGATATTACCACCAATAGCCGGCCTTGTCTGAAGCAAATTTCCTGTTCCTTCCTCAATGTCTAAAACCGTACAATCAGCTGTAAGACCTGTCTTCTTCCTTACTGCAACATATGGCATCAAGGTTCTTCCTGTTGTTGTCGCTGCTGCTATAAAAATGTCCGGCTTATATTCGTCAAGTAGTGCTATCAAAACATTTGCATATGATTCAACAAGAAAATTTTCAAGGTTTTTGTCATCTACCACGTAAACTTTATCTGCACCTCTTGCAATAAGTTCATCAATATCCTCTTTTTTGATGTCATAACCCAAAATAACTGATGCTAATGCCGTATCTAATTTCTGTGAAAGATTTTTGCCTCTATTTAAAAGCTCATATGATACACTGCTAAGTTCCCCGTGCCTAAATTCTGCTAATGTCCAAACTTCACCCATTTATTATTCACCCTTTCATCAAGTTTTCTAAATAAACTCTTTCTTAATAAGGTAGTCCATGATTTTGTCCACTGCTTCGTTTAACGTTTTCTCGTCTTTTACAACTATTTTTTCGCCTTCCCTTGTAACCTTAGGTGTAAATATTTTTACAACCCTTGTAGGTGACCCTTTAAGGCCGAGGTTTTCTTCATCTGCATTAATATTTTTTGGCCCCCATACTGGTATCTCCATCTTCTTTGCCTTAAGTTTTCCTCTTAATGTAGGAAGTCTTGGATCGCTTATCTCTTTTACAACTGTAAGTGCTGCTGGAAGTTCTAATTCTATCTCTTCATAGCCACCTTCTACAAGACGTCTAACTTTGATTTTCTCATCATTTAGTGATAATATTTCACTTGTAAATGTTGATAATGGAAGGTCTAAGAAAGATGCAATTCCGGGACCTACCTGTGCAGTATCTCCATCTGTTGCCCTTTCACCGCAAATCACAAGGTCAAAATCGCCTATCTGCTTAATGCCGTTTGCAATAACATATGATGTTGCCCAAGTATCTGATCCTGCGAATTTTCTGTCTGATAGAAGTATACCATCGTCGCATCCCATTGCAATTGCTTCTTTAATTGCCTCAAGTGCTTTATCTGGCCCCATTGATATAACGATTACTTGTCCTCCAAACTTTTCTTTTAACCTTATAGCTGTCTCTATAGCGTACAAGTCAAGCGGATTTATAATGCTCTCAACGCCTTCTCTTACCATTGTCCCTGTCTCGGGATTCATTTTTACATTGCTTGTTTCAGGCACCTGTTTAATTGGTACAACTATTTTCATGTTTACACTCCTCTCCACATTTTTAAGCTCTTAACTAAATCATGCTCAACTGGTCTGACCAGTTTCTTTATTTATATTTTACATCAAGTATTATGTTTTTGCAAGTCTTTATTTTATTAATATTGTTAAATTTCTGTTAAAGCATATTACCTACTGCAAATATCAAAACACCTAGCAAAATGGCATATCCCAAACAATACAACAATGTCGAATTGAGAATACGCCCTTCTTTACCCACTAAACCTGTTGCAGATGCAGCAACAGCTATGCTCTGAGGTGATATCATCTTCCCTGCCGATGCACCAACAGTATTTGCAGCGGCAATCCATGCAGCATTAGCATGTATCTGCAATGCCGTTTGCTTTTGCAATGCGCCAAAAAGGATATTTGAAGATGTATCACTGCCTGTTATAAATGTCCCAAGTGCACCAATCAAAGGTGAAATAAACGGATATACTTTTCCTGTCGTGTCAGCTAAGGCTACTGCGATAACAGATATCATCCCACTATAGCCCATGACTTTTGCCATCGCAACAATTGATGAAACGACGACTATTGTAGGTAATAACTGTTTTATCGTTTTTCCAAATATCTTTAAAAGTCCCTTTATGCTGCT
This portion of the Thermoanaerobacterium sp. RBIITD genome encodes:
- a CDS encoding electron transfer flavoprotein subunit alpha/FixB family protein yields the protein MGEVWTLAEFRHGELSSVSYELLNRGKNLSQKLDTALASVILGYDIKKEDIDELIARGADKVYVVDDKNLENFLVESYANVLIALLDEYKPDIFIAAATTTGRTLMPYVAVRKKTGLTADCTVLDIEEGTGNLLQTRPAIGGNILATIKTPNTRPQMATVRPHSMKPAMPDKNRNGEVIYKKYDESLFKTRSKYLRFIKDESQQVTVQDAKVIVAGGKGVGKEENFAIIDELAELLGGAVGASRDVVDRGWKTYPHQIGLSGKTVSPALYIAAGISGAVQHIAGMQTSENIIAINKDPDAQIFHLANLGIVGDLNEVLPLLIERIKEYKAKEASANV
- a CDS encoding electron transfer flavoprotein subunit beta/FixA family protein, with protein sequence MKIVVPIKQVPETSNVKMNPETGTMVREGVESIINPLDLYAIETAIRLKEKFGGQVIVISMGPDKALEAIKEAIAMGCDDGILLSDRKFAGSDTWATSYVIANGIKQIGDFDLVICGERATDGDTAQVGPGIASFLDLPLSTFTSEILSLNDEKIKVRRLVEGGYEEIELELPAALTVVKEISDPRLPTLRGKLKAKKMEIPVWGPKNINADEENLGLKGSPTRVVKIFTPKVTREGEKIVVKDEKTLNEAVDKIMDYLIKKEFI